From Sinorhizobium sp. RAC02, a single genomic window includes:
- a CDS encoding nitric-oxide reductase large subunit produces MKYQTQKVAMLYFYGALGLFLAQVLFGVLAGTIYVLPNVLSELLPFNIVRMIHTNALVVWLLMGFMGATYYMIPEETETELYSPKLAVLQFWMFFIAAGLTVVGYMFRIHEGREFLEQTFIAKVGIVVVVLMFLFNITMTALKGRKTTVINILLFGLWGLALFFLFAFYNPINLALDKMYWWYVIHLWVEGVWELIMASVLAFLMIKLNGIDREVVEKWLYVIVGLALFSGILGTGHHYYWIGAPGYWQWIGSLFSTLEVAPFFTMVIFTFVMTWKAGRNHPNKAALLWSIGCSVMAFFGAGVWGFLHTLSSVNYYTHGTQVTAAHGHLAFFGAYVMLNLAMMAYAIPEIRGRAPFNQWLSIASFWLMCTAMSVMTFALTFAGVVQVHLQRVLGEGFMDVQDQLALFYWVRLGSGVVVLVSALMFIWAVLVPGRERRDSLTRLVQPAE; encoded by the coding sequence ATGAAATATCAAACGCAAAAGGTCGCGATGCTGTATTTTTACGGCGCGCTCGGCCTGTTCCTCGCCCAGGTGCTTTTCGGGGTTCTCGCCGGCACGATCTACGTGCTGCCGAATGTGCTGTCCGAGCTTCTGCCCTTCAACATCGTGCGCATGATCCACACCAATGCGCTCGTCGTCTGGCTGCTCATGGGCTTCATGGGCGCGACCTACTACATGATCCCGGAGGAGACCGAGACGGAGCTTTACAGCCCGAAGCTCGCCGTCCTGCAGTTCTGGATGTTCTTCATCGCGGCCGGCCTGACGGTCGTCGGCTACATGTTCCGCATCCATGAGGGCCGTGAATTCCTCGAACAGACCTTCATTGCCAAGGTCGGCATCGTCGTAGTGGTGCTGATGTTCCTGTTCAACATCACCATGACGGCGCTGAAGGGCCGCAAGACCACGGTCATCAACATCCTGCTCTTCGGTCTTTGGGGCCTCGCGCTCTTCTTCCTGTTCGCCTTCTACAACCCCATCAACCTGGCGCTCGACAAGATGTATTGGTGGTACGTCATCCACCTCTGGGTCGAGGGCGTCTGGGAGCTGATCATGGCCTCCGTGCTGGCCTTTCTGATGATCAAGCTCAACGGCATCGACCGCGAGGTCGTGGAAAAGTGGCTCTATGTCATCGTCGGCTTGGCACTCTTCTCGGGCATTCTCGGCACCGGCCACCACTATTACTGGATCGGCGCGCCGGGTTACTGGCAGTGGATCGGTTCGCTGTTTTCGACACTGGAAGTGGCGCCGTTCTTCACCATGGTCATCTTCACCTTCGTGATGACCTGGAAGGCCGGCCGCAACCATCCGAACAAGGCGGCGCTGCTGTGGTCGATTGGCTGCTCGGTCATGGCCTTCTTCGGCGCCGGGGTCTGGGGCTTCCTGCACACGCTGTCGTCGGTGAACTACTATACCCATGGCACGCAGGTTACCGCCGCGCACGGCCATCTCGCCTTCTTCGGCGCCTATGTGATGCTGAACCTCGCCATGATGGCCTATGCCATTCCGGAAATTCGCGGCCGCGCGCCGTTCAACCAGTGGCTCTCGATCGCCAGCTTCTGGCTCATGTGCACCGCCATGTCGGTGATGACCTTCGCGCTCACCTTTGCCGGCGTCGTGCAGGTTCACCTCCAGCGCGTGCTCGGCGAAGGCTTCATGGACGTGCAGGACCAGCTTGCGCTGTTCTACTGGGTGCGCCTCGGCTCGGGCGTCGTCGTACTCGTCTCGGCGCTGATGTTCATCTGGGCGGTGTTGGTGCCCGGCCGGGAGCGTCGCGACAGCCTCACCCGGCTGGTCCAGCCGGCCGAGTGA
- a CDS encoding DUF2249 domain-containing protein, whose amino-acid sequence MTMPDISTEIAPNVLDVRPILRSGGEPFQAIMEAVQELRPGQGLKLLATFRPQPLFRVMASRGFDHQVREVEDGDWEVLFTPQTDTAPVEISADAERPETWPDPVRHLDLTDLDPPEPMVRILAVAEELAPGEVLFALLSREPLFLFPELTKRGHQWAGNFDETGSAYRILVRKG is encoded by the coding sequence ATGACCATGCCCGACATTTCAACCGAGATCGCGCCGAATGTGCTCGACGTGCGGCCGATCCTGCGCAGCGGCGGAGAGCCGTTCCAGGCGATCATGGAGGCGGTGCAGGAGCTTCGTCCCGGGCAGGGCCTGAAACTCCTCGCCACGTTTCGGCCGCAGCCGCTGTTTCGCGTCATGGCGAGCCGGGGCTTCGATCATCAGGTCCGCGAGGTCGAGGACGGCGACTGGGAGGTGCTGTTCACGCCGCAGACGGATACGGCACCGGTCGAAATCTCCGCTGATGCCGAACGGCCCGAGACCTGGCCGGACCCGGTCCGGCACCTCGATCTTACCGATCTCGACCCGCCGGAGCCCATGGTGCGCATCCTGGCGGTCGCGGAAGAGCTGGCGCCGGGAGAGGTGCTCTTCGCACTGCTGTCCCGCGAGCCGTTGTTCCTTTTCCCGGAACTGACGAAGCGCGGCCACCAGTGGGCCGGCAATTTCGACGAAACGGGCTCGGCCTACCGCATCCTCGTGCGGAAGGGCTGA
- the hemN gene encoding oxygen-independent coproporphyrinogen III oxidase, translated as MRQDLIEKYGEARLPRYTSYPTAPGFSPTVGAGTYGDWLSAIKPGTNASLYLHIPFCRSMCWYCGCHTTIAQRDAPILDYIDMLRKEIGLVAERVGHRPRIRHVHFGGGTPTIMQPEEFRDLIGLLRARFTFTAGMEIAVEIDPRTLTPEMADALGATGVTRASLGVQSFDPVVQKAINRIQSEAQTAEAVARLHMAGIKGINFDLIYGLPHQTVASCIETAKAAVLMRPERFAVFGYAHIPSFKKHQRLIDERALPDAALRAEQAEVIADTLAAAGYVRIGLDHYALEDDSLALAARRGRLHRNFQGYTTDACTTLIGFGASAIGRTPEGYIQNEVPPGLYAQRIASGRLATVKGYRLTAEDRLRAEIIERLMCDFRVDVTTLAARHGFDGAPLLDGNARLAALKEDGGIDIRGGTVTVRQDHRFIVRAVAAAFDAYIDQSARTHSKAA; from the coding sequence ATGCGACAGGATCTGATCGAGAAATACGGCGAAGCGCGGCTGCCGCGCTATACGAGCTATCCGACAGCGCCCGGTTTCTCGCCCACCGTCGGCGCCGGCACCTACGGCGACTGGCTCTCCGCCATCAAGCCGGGCACGAACGCCTCGCTCTACCTTCACATCCCCTTCTGCCGGTCCATGTGCTGGTATTGCGGCTGTCACACCACCATCGCCCAACGAGACGCGCCGATTCTCGACTACATCGACATGCTGCGCAAAGAGATCGGCCTCGTCGCGGAGAGGGTCGGCCATCGCCCGAGAATCCGTCATGTGCATTTTGGCGGTGGCACGCCGACGATCATGCAGCCGGAAGAATTCCGCGACCTGATCGGCCTTCTGCGCGCCCGCTTCACCTTCACCGCCGGCATGGAAATCGCCGTCGAGATCGATCCGCGTACCCTGACGCCCGAGATGGCCGATGCACTTGGCGCGACGGGCGTCACCCGCGCCAGCCTCGGCGTACAGAGTTTCGACCCGGTCGTGCAGAAGGCGATCAATCGCATCCAGAGCGAGGCGCAGACGGCCGAGGCCGTGGCGCGGCTGCACATGGCCGGCATCAAGGGCATCAATTTCGACCTCATCTATGGCCTGCCGCACCAGACGGTGGCCTCCTGCATCGAGACGGCAAAGGCGGCCGTCCTGATGCGGCCGGAACGTTTCGCCGTCTTCGGCTATGCCCATATCCCCTCCTTCAAGAAACACCAGCGACTGATCGACGAACGCGCCCTGCCGGATGCGGCACTGCGCGCGGAGCAGGCCGAGGTGATCGCCGACACGCTCGCCGCAGCCGGCTATGTCCGTATCGGCCTCGATCACTATGCGCTGGAGGATGACAGCCTCGCACTGGCCGCACGACGTGGACGCCTGCATCGCAACTTCCAGGGTTACACCACGGACGCCTGCACCACGCTTATCGGCTTCGGGGCATCGGCCATCGGCCGTACACCGGAGGGCTACATCCAGAACGAGGTGCCGCCCGGCCTCTATGCCCAGCGCATCGCCTCCGGCCGGCTCGCCACCGTCAAGGGTTACCGACTGACGGCGGAAGACCGGCTACGCGCCGAGATCATTGAGCGTCTGATGTGCGATTTCCGTGTCGACGTCACCACGCTTGCCGCCCGGCACGGTTTCGACGGGGCACCACTTCTCGACGGCAATGCCCGGCTGGCCGCGCTCAAGGAGGACGGCGGGATCGACATTCGCGGCGGCACGGTCACCGTGCGGCAGGACCACCGCTTCATCGTCCGCGCCGTTGCTGCGGCCTTCGACGCCTATATCGACCAGTCGGCGCGCACGCACAGCAAAGCCGCCTGA
- a CDS encoding NnrS family protein, with product MTASQPAARVSRAVPRGLSRTGPVLFSYGFRPFFLGGGVWAIVAMALWITALTGRMDLAGEYGAPNWHAHEMLFGFASAVLAGFLLTAVPNWTGRLPVSGWPLGGLFALWCAGRAALLATEQIGVVPAAVIDGLFLPALLAICTREIVAGRKWKDLKVLAGLLALSLANGLFHVAAIDGEHDHLAIRLAVSAYVMLVMIVGGRILPSFTRNWLNKSGRTDFPMPYNHFDSVAIIGGICALAAWTVAPEHPATAGLGLAVAALHCIRLHRWRGWTTRPEKLIAVLHVAYAFVPLGFAAIGVSALGYLEERSVLHLLSVGAIAGMMLAVMTRASLGHTGRALTASRLTVTSYAALILCALVRPLGEILPAASPQIYAAAGLLWIAAFSLFCLEYAPILARKRRTPL from the coding sequence ATGACTGCCAGTCAACCCGCAGCGCGCGTCAGCCGCGCCGTCCCGCGCGGCCTTTCCCGCACCGGCCCGGTTCTGTTTTCCTACGGCTTCCGGCCGTTCTTTCTCGGCGGCGGCGTCTGGGCCATCGTGGCGATGGCGCTCTGGATTACCGCGCTCACCGGCCGCATGGATCTTGCCGGCGAATATGGCGCGCCCAACTGGCACGCACACGAAATGCTTTTCGGCTTCGCCTCCGCAGTGCTCGCCGGCTTTCTGTTGACGGCCGTGCCGAACTGGACGGGACGCCTGCCGGTATCTGGCTGGCCGCTTGGCGGGCTTTTCGCCCTGTGGTGCGCCGGCCGCGCCGCCCTGCTTGCCACCGAGCAGATCGGCGTGGTGCCGGCGGCGGTCATCGACGGCCTCTTCCTGCCCGCACTCCTTGCCATCTGCACGCGCGAGATCGTGGCGGGGCGCAAGTGGAAGGACCTGAAGGTGCTTGCCGGCCTGCTGGCGCTGTCACTCGCAAACGGCCTCTTCCACGTGGCAGCCATCGATGGCGAGCATGACCACCTTGCGATCCGCCTTGCGGTCTCCGCCTATGTCATGCTGGTGATGATCGTTGGTGGCCGCATCCTGCCGAGCTTCACGCGCAACTGGCTGAACAAGTCCGGCCGCACGGATTTTCCCATGCCCTACAATCACTTCGACAGCGTCGCGATCATCGGCGGCATCTGCGCCCTCGCCGCCTGGACGGTCGCACCCGAGCACCCGGCGACGGCGGGGCTCGGCCTTGCAGTCGCCGCCCTGCACTGCATCCGCCTCCACCGCTGGCGCGGCTGGACGACGAGGCCGGAAAAACTGATCGCCGTTCTCCACGTCGCCTATGCCTTCGTGCCGCTCGGCTTCGCGGCCATCGGCGTCAGCGCCCTCGGCTACCTGGAAGAACGATCCGTGCTGCACCTCCTTTCGGTCGGTGCTATCGCCGGCATGATGCTGGCGGTGATGACGCGGGCGAGCCTCGGCCATACCGGTCGTGCGCTGACCGCCTCGCGCCTCACCGTCACCTCCTATGCCGCCCTGATCCTGTGCGCGCTGGTGCGCCCGCTTGGAGAAATCTTGCCTGCTGCCAGCCCGCAGATCTACGCCGCCGCCGGCCTCCTCTGGATCGCGGCCTTCAGCCTGTTCTGCCTGGAATATGCGCCGATCCTCGCCCGCAAGCGCCGTACGCCGCTCTGA
- a CDS encoding nitric oxide reductase activation protein NorD, whose amino-acid sequence MLDFLELEETVGRAWHRLVGKTGSWASHPDHAVRLEEIRPVLAICFRGFGGEGAVQIAPARGRTSTHRLRLRQRMGLGEEKLVQPGRDHATLMLPGEISLFPERGLNRDLYTWLAAGMAVMPLDQVTHDDPLQRDLAILQRAEATAKAVLVAFPGLARRYQRLCAATLAARKVRPLPSVEGHIENRILSLLRTGAGLADDTPPVILPHRAPPRYLPMLPVPLWPEALLRADGEGRAEEDQPTSDDTPQAGETGRHIAQREKAEARKSERSPFILNRFEKILAMAEMVNVDRPGDDSDDHDASAADELDDMTLGERKGRPAARFRFDLDLPPEALDRKRLTGEFTYPEWDYRTAAYLPDHCRVLASPAPDMAAVPEPDADTKSLIGRVRRQFEVLRPRHEMLRAQLDGAELDLDAVVRARSDLAAGGQGSDRIHLMSRPQVHDLAVTILVDVSLSTDAWFDDRRVLDVEKEALLVLAHGLAACGDSHSILTFTSRRRTWVRIETVKDFGEPMGHGVEARIAALKPGFYTRIGPAIRHAAAKLREQPNRRKLLLLLTDGKPNDVDHYEGRFALEDSRRAVNETRRSGLSVFGVTVDREAQAYVPAIFGRNGYAIVSNIARLPAALPAIYRGLVG is encoded by the coding sequence ATGCTGGATTTTCTGGAACTTGAGGAAACCGTTGGCCGGGCCTGGCATCGGCTCGTCGGCAAGACCGGCAGCTGGGCGAGCCATCCTGACCATGCCGTCCGTCTGGAGGAGATCCGGCCGGTGCTCGCCATCTGCTTCCGCGGGTTCGGCGGGGAGGGCGCGGTGCAGATCGCGCCGGCGCGTGGCCGCACATCGACGCACCGCCTGCGGCTTCGCCAGCGCATGGGCCTCGGCGAGGAGAAGCTGGTGCAGCCCGGCCGTGACCATGCAACGCTCATGCTGCCCGGCGAGATCAGCCTCTTCCCCGAGCGCGGCCTCAACCGCGACCTCTATACCTGGCTTGCCGCCGGGATGGCCGTGATGCCGCTCGACCAGGTCACCCACGATGATCCACTGCAGCGCGACCTCGCCATCCTCCAGCGGGCGGAGGCGACAGCGAAAGCCGTGCTTGTTGCCTTTCCCGGCCTTGCCCGGCGATACCAACGGCTTTGTGCCGCGACGCTCGCGGCGCGCAAAGTCCGGCCGCTGCCCTCCGTCGAGGGCCATATCGAGAACCGCATTCTCAGCCTGCTGAGGACGGGTGCGGGGCTTGCCGATGATACGCCACCGGTCATCCTCCCCCACCGTGCGCCGCCTCGATATCTGCCGATGTTGCCGGTGCCGCTCTGGCCGGAGGCATTGCTGCGCGCGGATGGGGAGGGGAGGGCAGAAGAGGACCAGCCGACAAGCGACGACACGCCGCAGGCGGGGGAGACCGGTCGGCATATTGCGCAGCGCGAAAAGGCGGAGGCCCGCAAGAGCGAGCGCAGCCCCTTCATCCTCAACCGCTTCGAGAAGATCCTGGCCATGGCGGAAATGGTCAATGTCGATCGCCCCGGCGACGATAGCGACGACCACGACGCGTCTGCGGCCGACGAGCTGGACGACATGACGCTCGGCGAGCGCAAGGGCCGCCCCGCCGCACGCTTCCGCTTCGATCTCGACCTGCCGCCCGAGGCGCTCGACCGCAAGCGCCTCACTGGCGAATTTACCTATCCCGAATGGGACTATCGCACCGCCGCCTACTTGCCGGATCATTGCCGCGTCCTTGCGTCGCCGGCACCGGATATGGCGGCGGTGCCGGAACCTGACGCCGATACCAAAAGCCTGATCGGCCGCGTGCGCCGGCAGTTCGAGGTGCTGCGGCCGCGCCATGAAATGCTGCGCGCGCAGCTCGACGGTGCCGAGCTCGATCTCGACGCCGTGGTCAGGGCGCGCAGCGACCTTGCCGCCGGCGGACAGGGCAGCGACCGGATCCACCTGATGAGCCGGCCGCAGGTGCACGACCTCGCCGTCACCATTCTCGTTGATGTGTCGCTTTCGACGGATGCCTGGTTCGACGACCGCCGGGTGCTCGACGTGGAGAAGGAGGCGTTGCTCGTGCTGGCGCACGGGCTTGCCGCCTGCGGCGACAGCCATTCGATCCTGACCTTCACCTCGCGCCGCCGCACCTGGGTGCGTATCGAGACGGTGAAGGATTTCGGCGAGCCGATGGGGCATGGCGTGGAGGCGCGCATCGCAGCGCTGAAGCCGGGTTTTTACACCCGCATCGGCCCGGCGATCCGCCATGCGGCGGCAAAGCTGCGGGAACAGCCGAACCGCCGCAAGCTTCTCCTCCTGCTCACCGATGGCAAGCCGAACGATGTCGACCATTATGAGGGACGTTTCGCGCTGGAGGATAGCCGTCGCGCCGTCAACGAGACACGGCGCTCAGGCCTCAGCGTGTTCGGCGTGACGGTCGACCGGGAGGCGCAGGCCTATGTGCCGGCGATCTTTGGGAGGAATGGTTACGCCATCGTCAGCAATATCGCTCGGCTGCCTGCGGCGCTGCCGGCGATCTATCGCGGTCTTGTGGGATAG
- a CDS encoding CbbQ/NirQ/NorQ/GpvN family protein, protein MNVMLKTARADIPAYSPSGNECALFEKAWVRQLPLLLKGPTGCGKTRFVSHMAARLGLPLSTVSCHDDLSAADLTGRYLLKGGDTVWVDGPLTRAVREGGVCYLDEIVEARKDVAVVLHPLTDDRRILPLERTGEVLEAPPGFMLVVSYNPGYQNLLKALKPSTRQRFVAIAFDFLPKAEEIAVVATESGLDEARVAPLVDLAHRLRALKGHDLEEGVSTRLLVYCACLIDSGVAVREAVRAAMIEPLTDEPDVRAALLEIADAMIR, encoded by the coding sequence ATGAACGTCATGCTCAAGACGGCGCGTGCCGACATTCCCGCCTACAGCCCTTCGGGGAACGAATGTGCCCTCTTCGAAAAGGCGTGGGTGCGCCAGCTGCCGCTCTTGTTGAAAGGCCCGACGGGCTGCGGCAAGACCCGCTTCGTCAGCCATATGGCCGCAAGGCTCGGCCTGCCGCTGTCGACCGTCTCCTGCCACGACGATCTCTCGGCTGCCGACCTCACCGGCCGCTACCTGCTGAAGGGCGGCGACACGGTCTGGGTCGACGGGCCGCTGACGCGGGCGGTGCGCGAAGGCGGGGTCTGCTATCTCGATGAGATCGTGGAAGCCCGCAAGGACGTCGCCGTCGTGCTGCATCCGCTCACCGACGACCGGCGCATCCTGCCGCTGGAGCGCACCGGCGAGGTGCTGGAAGCGCCGCCCGGCTTCATGCTCGTCGTCTCCTACAATCCCGGCTACCAGAACCTCCTGAAGGCATTAAAACCCTCCACCCGCCAGCGTTTCGTCGCCATCGCGTTTGATTTCTTGCCGAAGGCGGAGGAGATCGCCGTCGTTGCGACCGAAAGCGGCCTGGACGAAGCCCGCGTCGCACCACTCGTCGATCTCGCGCATCGCTTGCGGGCCCTCAAGGGCCATGATCTTGAAGAGGGTGTCTCCACGCGCCTTCTCGTCTATTGCGCCTGCCTCATCGACAGCGGTGTGGCAGTACGCGAGGCCGTGCGCGCCGCAATGATCGAGCCGCTCACCGACGAGCCGGACGTCCGCGCCGCTCTTCTCGAAATCGCCGATGCGATGATCCGCTGA
- a CDS encoding cytochrome c: MAERLTKTGARNVFYGGSIFFFAIFVGLTAHSHYYIRTTSTDETTLSDSVARGKHVWEKNACINCHTLLGEGAYFAPELGNVWKRYGGVDDPEGAREALKAWMAAQPSGAEGRRQMPQFNLTEQELNDLADFLEWTSRILTQNWPPNDAG, encoded by the coding sequence ATGGCAGAGCGCCTAACCAAGACCGGGGCCCGCAATGTCTTCTATGGCGGGTCCATCTTCTTCTTCGCGATCTTCGTGGGGCTTACGGCCCACTCTCACTACTACATACGCACCACCTCCACCGACGAGACCACGCTGAGCGACAGCGTCGCACGCGGAAAACATGTCTGGGAAAAGAACGCCTGTATCAACTGCCACACGTTGCTTGGCGAAGGGGCCTATTTCGCGCCCGAGCTCGGCAATGTGTGGAAGCGCTATGGCGGCGTCGATGACCCGGAAGGCGCGCGCGAGGCCTTGAAGGCCTGGATGGCTGCCCAGCCGAGCGGGGCGGAAGGCCGGCGGCAGATGCCGCAGTTCAACCTTACCGAACAGGAACTCAACGATCTGGCCGATTTCCTCGAATGGACGAGCCGGATCCTGACCCAGAACTGGCCGCCGAACGATGCCGGCTGA
- a CDS encoding DUF2249 domain-containing protein — protein MSDHQEKPAIDVRTVPPRERHSRIFGMLGALLPGKSMLITSDHDPRPLHYQLETNFPGQFGWDYLEEGPVVWRVEIDRLEDGGCDCCCGADH, from the coding sequence ATGTCAGACCACCAGGAAAAACCCGCCATCGACGTCCGTACTGTTCCGCCGCGCGAGCGACATTCGCGCATCTTCGGCATGCTCGGCGCATTGCTGCCCGGCAAATCCATGCTGATCACCAGCGACCATGACCCACGCCCGCTGCATTACCAGCTCGAAACGAATTTTCCCGGACAGTTCGGCTGGGATTATCTGGAAGAGGGTCCGGTCGTCTGGCGCGTCGAGATCGATCGGTTGGAAGACGGCGGCTGCGACTGCTGCTGCGGTGCGGACCATTAG
- a CDS encoding metal-sulfur cluster assembly factor — MGDGEKARLADDIRDALRMIIDPEIGRNIVDLGLIYAVDVEDGGIARVTMTTTTRGCPAGDYLKEAVGNCVWYVPGVEYAEVHMTYEPPWTPEMMTEAF; from the coding sequence ATGGGCGACGGAGAGAAAGCAAGGCTTGCGGACGATATCCGCGATGCCCTGCGCATGATCATCGACCCCGAGATCGGCCGTAACATCGTCGATCTCGGGCTGATCTATGCGGTGGATGTGGAGGATGGCGGCATTGCTCGCGTCACCATGACCACGACGACACGTGGCTGCCCGGCCGGCGATTATCTCAAGGAGGCGGTCGGCAACTGCGTCTGGTACGTGCCGGGCGTCGAATATGCCGAGGTGCACATGACCTACGAGCCGCCCTGGACGCCGGAGATGATGACGGAAGCATTTTGA